GGACGGCGGGCGCTGACTACCTGGCCTACGCGCTGGTGGATGCGGTGGTGGACCACTACTTCGCGGTGCTGGAAAGGCTCGGCGGCGAGATCGCGGACACCGAGGAGCAACTGCTGGCCGAGCCGACGCCGAGCAGCCTGCACGCCATTCATCGCCTCAAGGGCGAGATGATCTTCCTACGCAAGTCGGTGTGGCCGCTGCGCGAGGCCGTCGGCAACCTCACGCGCGGGGAGTCCGCGCTGATCACGGAAGCCACCCAGGTCTATCTGCGCGACGTGCACGACCATACGATCCAGGTGATTGACACCATCGAGTCGTTTCGCGACACGATGTCGGGGATGCTCGACATCTACCTCTCGAGCCTGAGCAACCGCATGAACGAGGTCATGAAGGTGCTCACCATCATTGCCACCATCTTCATCCCAGTGACCTTCATCGCGGGCGTCTATGGCATGAACTTCCGACAGATGCCCGAGCTGCAGTGGCCCTGGGGGTATCCGGTGGCGCTGGTGATCATGGCCGGCGTCGCCGGCATTATGCTCGCCTACTTCCGCCGGCGGAAATGGTTATGAGGGTCCCCCTGCAGGTGCGCGCCGGGTCAGGGTGCCGGCGCGTACTTGTCCTCGTAGGCTTTGACGACTTCGGCGACGGGCCCGGATTCCATCACCCGCCCGTGCTCCAGCCAGATCGCGCGGTGGCACATCTCGCGCACGGTATTGGCGTCGTGCGACACCAGCACCAGGGTGTTCCCTTGGTCGCGCAACCGCTGTAGGCGGGCCGCGCATTTCTGCTGAAACTGGACGTCGCCCACCGCTAGCACCTCGTCCAGCAGCAGGATCTCGGCGTCAATATGCGCCGCCACCGCAAAGCCCAGCCGCGCCACCATGCCGCTGGAGTAAGTGCGCACCTGCGCGTCAATGAAATCGCCGATGTCGGCGAAGGCGATGATGTCCTCCAGGCGCGCCGTGACCTGCTGCCGCGACAAGCCGAAGAGCGAGGCGTTGAGGAAGATGTTGGCGCGCCCGCTCATGTCGGCATCGAAGCCCACCCCCAGCCCCAGCAGGCCCACCGTCCGCCCGCGGGTGATGATGCGCCCTTCGTCAGGTTCATAGACGCCGGCGATGAGGCTCAGCAGGCTCGTCTTGCCTGAGCCGTTGGGGCCGATGATGGCCAGGCGTTCCCCGCGCTCGACCTCGAACGACACCTCCCGCAGCGCCCAGAAAAGCTCGCTCGGAATGCCTCCGCGCAAACGCCGGATGACCGCCTCTTTGATGGTGGTGGGGCGGCTATGCGCGACGTGGAAGTTGAGCGATACCGCCTGCACTTCGATCGCCGGCCTGTTAGTGGATGAGGACATGATGGCTTGCGCGCGGCTACCCTTCCTTGGCGAATGACCCCTCCATGCGTTTGAAGATCCACTGCCCCACGATCGCCGCGGCCAGCGCAACGCCGGCGGAAATGGCGAGGAACGTGTAGTACGGGTAGCCCGCCATCACGCGCCAGGGCTCCTCCTGCGGGATGACGCTCTTGTAGGCCACCAGGATGGGGGTCATCGGGTTCAGGAGGTAGATAGTCTTGTAGATTGGCGGGACCTGCTCGTGCATGACCTTGGATACGGAGTATATCACCGGGCTCAGGAAGAACCACATCTGGAACAGGCTCGCCACCATGTACTTGACATCGGCGTAGAACACGCTGAACGCCGCCAGGATCAGGCTCAGCCCCCAGGTGAAGACGACTTGGATTCCCAGCGCGGCTATCGCCAGCGCCAGGTATGGCCAGTTGACGGTCAGCCGCACCGCCGCGAAGAACACCACCAGAATCGTCAGCGAGAGCACGAAGTCAACGAAGTTGGCCACCAGCGAAGAGGCGGGCAGGATGAAACGGGGGAAGCTGACCAGCTTGACCAGGGAGATGCGGCCGCTGACCGTGCTCGCGCCGTCCAGCACCGCTGTGTTGAAGAAGCGCCACGCGAGGAAGGTCGAGAACAGCTTGACCGAATAGTTCGGCTCGTTGACGCGCAGGATGTACTTGAACGCGACCAGGAAGGTCAGGATCAGCAGCACCGGGTTGAGCAGCGACCACAAGAACCCCAGCACCGACCGCTTGTAGCGCACGGTGAGTTCGCGCCGGACCAAGTTCAGCAGCGCGTGGCGATACTGCCAGACGCTCGCAATCGCACCCAACTCTGTCTTACCTGCCGAGGGAGTAAAGCGACTTCCAACCCGCAGCGCCATGGGCATGTTACCGGGCGCGGTAAGAAGCTGTCAAGCCCGCCCCCGCTGACCCCCCCCGCTGACCGTTACCCGGTTTCCGGTGAGGCGATACCGAGATGCTTCACTGCGCGTGCCGACGCTGTCGCGCGAGCACGCTTCGTTCTGCATGACAGGAGCCGGGACGTGTCATTCAGAGCGTCAGCGAAGAATCTCGCCTTCGCGACGAGCAAAGCGGGTAGCCGTCAGCCCCTCGCCCCAAGCGGCTGCCCGAGCGCGAGCGCAAGATCATCGAGCTGCGCTTCTTCCGCAACCTGTCGCAGACCGCTGCGGCCCGCCGCCAGGGCATCTCGCAGATGCACGTCTGGCGCCTGCAGCACAGGGCCCTCGGTCGCCTGCGCGAGCTGGCGCGGGGCGAATTGTAGTCTCGGCAGGAACATTGCCCGGCGCCGGACAAGACCTCAGTCGGTTGGCATTCTTCAGCGAAGGAGGAGCCAAAGTGGGAATACTACCCGGCGGCGGAGAAAACCTCAGTCGGCGCGCAAGCAGGCGCGCCCCGGCGGCAGCATGGCTTGGTGCGGAGGTCCCCATGCAGCTACACCTGGCGGTTTGCGGTCTGGCGTTGTGCCTGTTGGCGTCGGCCTCCGGGCCGGCTTGCGCCCGGCGCGTGGGGCTGGACTCTGACGGGATGTCCAAGGTGGACGGACAGCGGATGTTGGTCCTGGGCTGCTACGAGAACCCGGGCACCGACGCCGGCTTGGCGGAATTGGCCGACGCGGGCTTCAACCTCGTCGCTGCCTCGTCGGTCGAATCGTTGGGGCAACTCGCCGCCCACGGCCTCTTCGGCTGGGTCAACCTCGGAGGTGACCTCGACCTCTCCGGGGACACGGATCGGCGGAGTCACGCTCTCAGCGGGCGGGTGGAGCAGCTTCGCAGCCACCCCGCGCTGCTGGTGTGGGAGGGCCCGGATGAGGCGCTCTGGAACATCTGCTACGGCCCCTTGATGAGGGACCGGCAAGAGTTGCGCCAACTGCGCGAGACCATCCAGCAACGCGCCGACGAGGGGCACGACGTCACCGCCCTCACCGCGGCCTTGGCCAGGTTCGAGTCCGCATTCGATGAGGCCGACTACGAGCGCCAGGCCATCTTTCGCCGCGAGCTATACGATCTGCTCGGGGAACAGCCGCCGGCGGTGGAGCACACCCTGGCCGAGGCGCCGGCGCGCGCGCGCGCGGCCGCACAGGGCTTCCTGGAGGGGTATCACCTGCTCAAGCGCCTTGACCCCGACCATCCGCTGTGGTTCAATCACGCCCCGCGCAATTCCATCGCCGCCCTCGCCGAGTTCAACCGCGCGTGCGACATCTCCGGCTGCGACATCTACCCCGTCCCCGAGGGCGTCAACCACAGCGACCTGCGCGACAGGTCGCTGGCATCCGTGGGGGCCTACACCGAGCGTATGGCGCTGGCGAGCGGGGGCAAGCCGGTGTGGATGGTGCTTCAGGGCTTCGGCTGGTATGACGAGGGCTCGCCGGAGCAGAAGAAAGCCGATCCCGGGGGCAGGGAGCGCGGCCGCCGCCCCCGCTATAAGGAGACGCGCTTTATGGCCTATGACGCGCTGGTTCACGGCGCCACCGGCATCCTCTACTTCGGCACCTACCTCGTGGAAAAGGACTCCGAGTTCTGGGCCGATCTCAAGCGCGTCGTCGGCGAGCTGGCTGCCCTGCGGCCCCTGTGGGAAACCCCCGCCCTCACCTGGCGGCCCGGGGTCGAGATCATCGAGAGTGGGCCCTCGTTCGAGCGCGGGATTCAGGTCATGGCCAAGAGCTACCAGGGCGAGCTCTACCTGCTGGTGGTCAACGAGGAGTCGGAGTCGGCCAGCTTCGTCCTCCACGGCATGGATGCCTACGAGAAGACAGCCTTCCACCGCCTCTTCGAGGGCGATGCGGTCGTGGTCAAGGATGCCGCCCTGGCCGACTCCATTAGCTGCCGCGGTGTCAGCATCTACACCAACGGGACCGCGTTTGACGAGCAGGCAGCACGCATGCGGCCCAAGGGCTAGCGGCGTCCGCGCTGCGCACGCGGGCGGCGCAACTCGCAGCCGGGGCGCGCCGGGTTGCCTGATGGTTGCGCACGCCCGCAGCCTATGCCCCGCGGCGCCCGGTGTGCTATAATTCCGCCCGTCTATGCGCCATCTCGCACTTAGTCGCTACCGCATCTCTGCGGTGCCCCATCGGCGGCGGGAACTCCCCCGCCTTGCACCACCGGGCGTGACCCCATTGAATCGTGCTCAGCCAGACCGGGTAACCGTGAGTCCTACGGCCACTTAACACCGGCAGCCATTCCTGTAACGATGTCATAGGGCCTGATGGGGAACCACAGATGAACCCGCATGCTTGCCCACCGGTGGTGGGGATGCAGATTGAAGCCGCGCTTCTGTCGGCGTGCGCCGGCATCCATCGGCGGGAGTGTGGCACCGCCCAGGATTCTTCGCTACGCTGCGCCAAGAAGCAGCTCGTGCACCAGCGCGATCTCGCCGCAGTCGGGAAAGTGCACGCAGCGAATGCACTCGGACCAGATCTTCTGCGGCAGCTCGCTCTTTTCGATGCGGCGGAACCCCCGGGCCTCGAAGAACTCCGGGATGTAGGTCAGCACAAACGCGCGCCCGACGCCGATTCGCACCGCGTCGGCCAGACACTCCTCCAGCAGCCGCTGCCCCCAGCCCTCGCCGCGCCGATCCTGGCGCACGGCCATGCACTTGATCTCGGCCAGGTCCTCCCAGGTGACGTGGCAGGCCGCGCAGCCGACCAGGCCCGCGTCGTCCTCGATGACGAAGAAGTCGCGCAGGTTGTCGTAGATTTCACTGAGCGAGCGCGGCAGCATAAGCCCCTGGTCGGCGTGCAGCTTGATCAGGCGCTGGATGGGGGCCGCGTCCGCGGTCACGGCTCGGCGCAGCTTAGCTTCCATGGCCGCCATTCTAGCACAGCCGCCGCCGCCGCGACAACCGCCTCGCCGCAGTCGGTAGGCCGGACGCGCCCCGCGCGGTCCCGGACTCCGGCGGTCGCCAGGGTTGGCTCCTGACGGCTCCGCCGGCGAAGAAGGGAGAAGAGACGGGCGAGATCGAACTCTACGTGACGCACCTCGGCGAGACGGCGAGGCCTTCACCGGCGATGTCTGCCCCCCGGACATGCACAAGTACGTGTGCGCGCTGGAGCCCTGATTCGCGGTGGCTGCGCACCTGCAATTAGCCGGACGGCCTCCGAGGCGCTGGGGGCGGTCCGGAGTCCGGATTCACTCGGCCAGCGGCAACTCGAGATCGCGCAGCGGTTCCCCCGCGGCATTGGTGATGCGACTGAACAGGCTCCAGTAGTAGAAGAAGCCGCGCACCGAGGGCATCGCTGCTTGCACGCCGACTTTGACCAAGATATCGTTCGGCCCGCGCTTGAGCCTCAGCGTTGCGACCTGCTGATCGGGGATGCCAGTAGCGGTGTGGTCGAGAAAAACCGATCGGCCGTTGAGCCAGACTTGGGTCCATCCGCTCGCGCCGAATCGGAGCCTGACATCCCGGGCGCGCGGGCTCACCACCTGCAGTAGCCCGTACCCCACTGCCCATTCATATACCAGGCTAAGCTGGATCTGCGGCAGAAATCCAAGCTCGAAGCCGGCGCCGGTCCACATTGGGCGAGTCCATTCGATTCGCTGGCCCCCGGGCGCGATGCACGAATCGCCCAAGGCAAGACCTTGCTCCGGTGGATAGGCCGTCGCCATGCCGCGGCCGTCGGTGTTGTCGAAGGGCACGGCTACCCGCCAGCAGCGCGCCGGAATCGCCCCCAGGCGCTCAAACTCCGCCACCGCCCTCCCGCGCCGCAGCTGGCCTTCCAGGAACAGCGCGAGGTACCATGATACACGGTCGCGTCGGCCCCGGTCGGTCATGCGCCTGCGCAGGTCCCGACACCAAGCGGGGAAGCCGTCGAGCCGGCTCGTTCGCTGAAGGCTTCGCTCCACGACCATCAAGCACCGCTCGACGATGCGATCGCAGATGCTGGTCCGCTCGTGCAGCAGCACGCGACGCGCGGTTTCGATGGCCTGGGCATGATTGCCACTCGCGGAGTGAATCTCCGCGAGTCGCCAGCGGTTCCACTCGTAGCCGGTCCAACCGCCGGGATGCTCGGCCAGCGGTCTCGCGGTTTCCTCGAGCAATGCGACCGCCTCGTCGTGACGCCCGTGAATCGCTAACATGTCCGCCAAGATGGACTTCGCCGAGAGGTCGTCCGGGTTCATCTCGGCGACTG
This window of the Armatimonadota bacterium genome carries:
- the corA gene encoding magnesium/cobalt transporter CorA; translation: MRRLFGRSSRKAGLPPGTLVHVGERKTETVKITILRYDQGQVTEKEASTVDECLPSQGESMVTWINVAGIHHVEVMEKLGACYGVHPLALEDILNTDQRPKVDDYGDYLLIVLKMVYHDDQGELVIEQVSLVVGSNFVISFQERDGDVFDPVRERIRGAKGRIRTAGADYLAYALVDAVVDHYFAVLERLGGEIADTEEQLLAEPTPSSLHAIHRLKGEMIFLRKSVWPLREAVGNLTRGESALITEATQVYLRDVHDHTIQVIDTIESFRDTMSGMLDIYLSSLSNRMNEVMKVLTIIATIFIPVTFIAGVYGMNFRQMPELQWPWGYPVALVIMAGVAGIMLAYFRRRKWL
- a CDS encoding ABC transporter permease; amino-acid sequence: MGAIASVWQYRHALLNLVRRELTVRYKRSVLGFLWSLLNPVLLILTFLVAFKYILRVNEPNYSVKLFSTFLAWRFFNTAVLDGASTVSGRISLVKLVSFPRFILPASSLVANFVDFVLSLTILVVFFAAVRLTVNWPYLALAIAALGIQVVFTWGLSLILAAFSVFYADVKYMVASLFQMWFFLSPVIYSVSKVMHEQVPPIYKTIYLLNPMTPILVAYKSVIPQEEPWRVMAGYPYYTFLAISAGVALAAAIVGQWIFKRMEGSFAKEG
- a CDS encoding sigma-70 family RNA polymerase sigma factor; its protein translation is MRRTCEGDRRAFGELVERYRDMVYGLAYHLTGEFEAARDLAQEGFVQAYLKLKALREPEKFAGWLRRIVVNLHRMQRRRPEVPTVRLEQEVESPQAGPGLSEIEVAVRQALGRLREPERLALTLHYINGYSHAEIGGFLGVRAATVKTRLARARQHLRQEVVAMVEETFEGNKLPAGFTQEAVDAAVARAEGHLKRGQVGDAVKGYEALLERDGDYVPALVGLGRAHQASGRDDQAVRHLRRALDLDPQNQMAYGYMSQILAGSQRHGEMIAFHEERLKVEPERAALHHAYLANLCIAVRNYDAAERHLRAVAEMNPDDLSAKSILADMLAIHGRHDEAVALLEETARPLAEHPGGWTGYEWNRWRLAEIHSASGNHAQAIETARRVLLHERTSICDRIVERCLMVVERSLQRTSRLDGFPAWCRDLRRRMTDRGRRDRVSWYLALFLEGQLRRGRAVAEFERLGAIPARCWRVAVPFDNTDGRGMATAYPPEQGLALGDSCIAPGGQRIEWTRPMWTGAGFELGFLPQIQLSLVYEWAVGYGLLQVVSPRARDVRLRFGASGWTQVWLNGRSVFLDHTATGIPDQQVATLRLKRGPNDILVKVGVQAAMPSVRGFFYYWSLFSRITNAAGEPLRDLELPLAE
- a CDS encoding ABC transporter ATP-binding protein; amino-acid sequence: MSSSTNRPAIEVQAVSLNFHVAHSRPTTIKEAVIRRLRGGIPSELFWALREVSFEVERGERLAIIGPNGSGKTSLLSLIAGVYEPDEGRIITRGRTVGLLGLGVGFDADMSGRANIFLNASLFGLSRQQVTARLEDIIAFADIGDFIDAQVRTYSSGMVARLGFAVAAHIDAEILLLDEVLAVGDVQFQQKCAARLQRLRDQGNTLVLVSHDANTVREMCHRAIWLEHGRVMESGPVAEVVKAYEDKYAPAP
- a CDS encoding N-acetyltransferase, translated to MEAKLRRAVTADAAPIQRLIKLHADQGLMLPRSLSEIYDNLRDFFVIEDDAGLVGCAACHVTWEDLAEIKCMAVRQDRRGEGWGQRLLEECLADAVRIGVGRAFVLTYIPEFFEARGFRRIEKSELPQKIWSECIRCVHFPDCGEIALVHELLLGAA
- a CDS encoding sigma factor-like helix-turn-helix DNA-binding protein, which codes for MPERERKIIELRFFRNLSQTAAARRQGISQMHVWRLQHRALGRLRELARGEL